In a genomic window of Candidatus Cloacimonadota bacterium:
- a CDS encoding T9SS type A sorting domain-containing protein — MKKFIFVSSIMFVVALSNLNAAYCTASGSNQFVHITRVAIGDIDNSTGGTSYSDYTAQSTSVTQGDTGVSITISCNQTYAYSDLGVWIDWNQNEDFTDAGERMVCSGDCTGNGTFNFDVPADATLGDTRMRVRLKYSGTDCGRPCGATNYGEVEDYTITVLDDEPTPVTLSEFTAEYAAGNLALYWTTQTETDNSGWNIYRSETEILEDALQVNGQLISGAGTSSEPTDYVFVDENEVAEGSTYWYWIESINSSGQTETFGPISLQIPVEGENPDDQDFENYGLFQNYPNPLSNSTSISFNLPEVTNCELTIYNIKGEIVKTFSGNNIKSGEFNWNGKDENGNDVFSGIYLYKLEAGDNTYIKKMILTK, encoded by the coding sequence TCGTTCATATAACTCGTGTTGCTATCGGGGATATCGATAATTCAACAGGAGGAACGAGTTATTCTGATTACACAGCCCAATCTACCAGCGTTACGCAAGGAGATACCGGGGTATCTATTACTATCAGTTGTAATCAGACTTATGCATATTCTGATTTAGGTGTTTGGATTGATTGGAACCAGAATGAGGATTTTACAGATGCTGGAGAAAGGATGGTTTGCAGTGGCGATTGTACCGGTAATGGAACTTTTAACTTTGATGTACCTGCCGACGCTACATTAGGCGATACAAGAATGCGTGTTCGCTTAAAATACTCCGGTACAGATTGTGGTAGACCATGTGGTGCAACAAACTATGGAGAAGTAGAAGATTATACCATCACAGTCCTTGATGATGAACCCACTCCGGTTACTCTTTCCGAATTCACAGCAGAATATGCTGCCGGTAATCTTGCTCTTTATTGGACAACTCAAACAGAAACAGATAATTCGGGTTGGAACATCTATCGTTCCGAAACTGAAATTCTTGAAGATGCTCTTCAGGTGAATGGACAACTAATTTCCGGAGCAGGAACAAGCTCCGAACCTACGGATTATGTATTTGTCGATGAAAATGAAGTTGCCGAAGGTTCGACTTACTGGTATTGGATTGAAAGCATAAATAGTTCCGGGCAAACTGAAACTTTTGGTCCAATCTCACTACAAATACCAGTAGAAGGTGAGAATCCTGATGATCAAGATTTTGAAAACTACGGTTTATTCCAGAATTATCCGAATCCCTTATCAAATTCGACTTCGATCAGTTTTAACTTGCCGGAAGTAACAAATTGTGAACTTACAATTTATAACATCAAAGGTGAGATCGTTAAAACATTTTCAGGAAATAATATTAAATCCGGTGAATTCAATTGGAATGGAAAAGACGAGAATGGTAATGATGTGTTTTCCGGAATTTATCTTTATAAATTAGAAGCCGGAGATAATACTTACATTAAGAAAATGATCCTGACAAAATAG